In Synechococcus sp. CC9616, the following are encoded in one genomic region:
- a CDS encoding J domain-containing protein, with translation MNFRCHYERLGVVSTADAEALRQAFRRRSKDLHPDTTALPPDQAASEFQMLRQSYELLQDPERRRRYDEQRLRAAASRAVPPPPVRAGDSWSGIGERRPLSGGEWFSLLLLLLALLISVVLGLGVASVQGRSWQVSPGWLSTGQTQSVMPFQPPDASPADGSDTTEPTLADGP, from the coding sequence TTGAACTTCCGCTGCCATTACGAGCGGTTGGGAGTCGTCAGCACGGCGGATGCCGAAGCCCTGCGCCAGGCCTTCCGTCGGCGGAGCAAGGATTTGCATCCCGACACCACGGCGCTCCCGCCTGATCAGGCTGCATCGGAATTTCAGATGCTGCGTCAGTCCTACGAGCTGCTCCAGGATCCCGAGCGCCGCCGCCGTTATGACGAGCAGCGCCTTCGCGCAGCGGCCTCCAGGGCCGTTCCGCCTCCACCGGTTCGCGCAGGAGATAGCTGGAGCGGCATCGGAGAACGTCGCCCCCTCTCCGGTGGCGAGTGGTTCTCGTTGCTGTTGCTGCTGCTGGCGCTGCTGATCAGTGTGGTGCTCGGCCTCGGTGTGGCTTCGGTTCAGGGTCGTTCCTGGCAGGTCTCCCCCGGCTGGTTGTCAACTGGGCAGACTCAGAGCGTGATGCCCTTTCAGCCGCCCGATGCCAGCCCTGCCGACGGATCGGACACCACTGAACCAACACTCGCTGATGGCCCTTGA
- a CDS encoding DUF1257 domain-containing protein, with amino-acid sequence MSHFSTVKTELRQLEPLVKALCDLGYSPEQGEHPVRGYQGQTITAEIAVSMPSGGDLGFRWNDHRGAYELVTDLDLWKQKVPVERFLAQLTQRYALNTVLAATTLEGFEVAEQKQTVDGAIELVVTRWDA; translated from the coding sequence ATGTCGCACTTCAGCACCGTTAAAACCGAACTGCGACAGTTGGAGCCCCTCGTGAAGGCTCTCTGCGATCTCGGATACTCCCCGGAGCAGGGTGAACATCCTGTTCGTGGCTATCAGGGACAGACCATCACGGCTGAAATCGCTGTGTCGATGCCATCTGGTGGTGACCTCGGTTTTCGTTGGAACGATCACAGAGGTGCCTACGAGCTCGTCACCGACCTCGATCTCTGGAAGCAGAAGGTTCCCGTTGAGCGCTTTTTGGCGCAGCTCACCCAGCGGTATGCCCTCAATACGGTTCTGGCTGCAACAACCCTTGAAGGGTTCGAAGTGGCGGAGCAAAAGCAGACCGTCGATGGTGCCATTGAGTTGGTGGTAACCCGCTGGGACGCCTGA
- a CDS encoding DUF3143 domain-containing protein gives MALEQWLRDLGAEPAPDAPSRWTLQTPTWSAELTLEQEDLRVTWLQPEAEPRQCCLPYGLSRADVEAAIQAGP, from the coding sequence ATGGCCCTTGAGCAATGGCTTCGGGATCTCGGCGCTGAACCTGCGCCTGATGCTCCGAGTCGCTGGACTCTGCAGACCCCTACATGGTCTGCGGAACTGACTCTCGAACAGGAGGATCTCCGCGTGACGTGGCTGCAGCCGGAGGCAGAGCCAAGACAGTGTTGTTTGCCCTACGGGCTCTCCAGGGCGGATGTGGAAGCGGCGATTCAGGCAGGGCCCTGA
- a CDS encoding sodium:solute symporter family protein, with protein sequence MALIDWFLLVLYLVLTLVLGLWLARRNRGEDDFFVAGRSLSGWLAGASMAATTFSIDTPLYVAGLVGTRGLAGNWEWWSFGLAHVAMAVVFAPLWRRSGVLTDAAFTELRYGGPVAALLRGVKAFLLALPVNCIGIGYAFLALRKVVEALGIVSGEPAALGISDTVWLMAVVALLVVSYTVAGGLWAVVVNDLLQLVLALAGALAVAIAALHAAGGMGQLLERLENLGRPELLSIVPWTWDGNGMNWLEGAGISVPMFTAYLAIQWWSFRRSDGGGEFIQRMLATRDEQQARLAGWVFLVVNYLIRSWLWVVVALSALVLLPAQSDWELSYPALAVELLPPVALGLVVVSLVAAFMSTVSTSVNWGASYLTHDLYQRFLRPNAKSAELLLIGQLTTVLLLVLGVITALVSDSIGTVFRLVIAIGSGPGVVLVLRWFWWRVNAAAELAAMLCGFIVGLFTSVIPLLRIEDFGIRLTVITVSSAVVWLAVMLTTPPESDEVLERFVRQVRPPGPGWKRWRERFDVDAVDTLPELLRRFLLANGVLFGGLLGIGAFLLHQQWLGWGCLLVLVLCALTLRPRSATSAS encoded by the coding sequence ATGGCATTAATTGATTGGTTCCTTTTGGTTCTTTACCTCGTTCTGACGTTGGTGCTGGGCCTTTGGTTGGCGCGTCGCAACAGGGGAGAAGATGATTTCTTTGTGGCTGGCCGCAGCCTCAGCGGCTGGCTGGCTGGCGCCTCGATGGCGGCCACGACCTTCTCGATCGATACGCCTCTCTACGTCGCTGGCCTGGTTGGGACCAGGGGGCTCGCCGGTAACTGGGAATGGTGGAGTTTCGGCCTGGCCCATGTGGCGATGGCGGTCGTTTTTGCACCCTTGTGGCGCCGCAGTGGCGTCCTCACGGATGCGGCCTTCACCGAGCTTCGTTACGGAGGGCCTGTCGCGGCCTTGTTGCGCGGTGTCAAGGCGTTTCTGCTCGCCCTGCCGGTGAACTGCATTGGGATTGGGTATGCCTTCCTGGCGCTGCGCAAGGTGGTTGAAGCGCTGGGCATCGTCTCCGGAGAACCAGCCGCCCTTGGGATCAGCGATACGGTCTGGCTGATGGCTGTTGTGGCCCTGTTGGTGGTCAGTTACACGGTCGCCGGTGGCCTCTGGGCTGTGGTCGTCAATGACCTTTTGCAATTGGTTCTGGCTTTGGCCGGTGCGCTTGCTGTCGCGATCGCAGCCCTGCATGCGGCGGGTGGCATGGGTCAATTGCTCGAGCGACTTGAGAACCTCGGGCGCCCCGAACTTCTCAGCATCGTGCCCTGGACCTGGGACGGCAATGGGATGAACTGGCTTGAAGGTGCCGGCATCAGCGTGCCGATGTTTACGGCTTATCTGGCGATTCAGTGGTGGAGTTTTCGACGCAGCGACGGCGGTGGAGAATTCATTCAACGGATGCTGGCCACCCGGGATGAGCAGCAGGCGCGCCTCGCCGGTTGGGTTTTTCTGGTGGTTAATTACCTGATCCGTAGCTGGCTCTGGGTGGTGGTGGCCTTGTCCGCCCTGGTGCTGCTGCCCGCGCAAAGCGATTGGGAGTTGAGCTACCCGGCGCTTGCGGTTGAGCTTTTGCCTCCTGTTGCCCTTGGTCTAGTGGTGGTCTCCTTGGTGGCCGCATTCATGAGCACGGTCAGCACCTCGGTGAACTGGGGGGCCAGCTACCTCACCCATGACCTCTACCAACGCTTTCTCCGCCCCAATGCCAAATCCGCTGAACTCTTGCTGATCGGCCAGCTCACCACCGTGCTGCTCCTGGTGCTTGGGGTGATCACCGCTTTGGTGAGCGACAGTATCGGAACGGTGTTCCGGCTGGTGATCGCGATTGGATCAGGCCCTGGCGTTGTCCTGGTGTTGCGCTGGTTCTGGTGGCGCGTGAATGCGGCCGCCGAGCTGGCAGCCATGCTCTGCGGCTTCATTGTCGGTCTGTTCACCTCGGTGATTCCGCTGCTGCGCATCGAAGATTTCGGGATTCGCCTGACGGTGATCACCGTGAGTTCAGCTGTCGTCTGGCTGGCGGTGATGTTGACAACTCCTCCGGAATCAGATGAGGTGCTTGAGCGTTTCGTGCGTCAGGTTCGGCCCCCAGGTCCCGGTTGGAAACGCTGGCGTGAACGTTTCGATGTGGACGCCGTTGACACCCTGCCGGAGCTGCTTCGACGGTTTCTTCTGGCGAATGGTGTGCTGTTCGGGGGATTGCTCGGGATCGGTGCCTTCCTGCTCCATCAGCAGTGGCTTGGCTGGGGATGCCTGCTTGTGCTTGTGCTCTGTGCCCTGACGCTTCGTCCGCGGTCGGCAACCTCTGCTTCCTGA
- a CDS encoding DUF2997 domain-containing protein, protein MPQRTIRFTIKPDGRVEETVEGVAGEACQQLTERLENALGSVQRREPTAEAFVTQELQAQTVTTSSLS, encoded by the coding sequence ATGCCCCAGAGAACCATCCGCTTCACGATCAAACCTGATGGTCGTGTGGAAGAGACGGTTGAAGGGGTTGCCGGCGAAGCGTGTCAGCAGCTCACTGAACGTTTAGAGAATGCTCTTGGCAGCGTCCAACGACGAGAGCCCACTGCTGAAGCCTTCGTGACGCAGGAGTTGCAGGCCCAGACCGTCACCACCTCCTCTTTATCCTGA
- a CDS encoding aldo/keto reductase has translation MTPSIPTRRFGRTELAMPVLSLGGMRFQQSWSDLPANEINDRSQLNLQDTLQRAVDCGFHHVETARHYGSSERQLGWAIPQAPDPKRILQSKVPPRDNPDEFEEMLALTFQRLGCKRLDLLAVHGINLPRHLDQTLRPGGCLEVVRRWQQEGRIGHVGFSTHGPTDLITTAIQSDAFDYVNLHWYYIDQRNSAALDAASQRDIGVFIISPTDKGGHLHTPSERLRDLCSPLHPIVFNDLFCLSDPRVHTISVGAARPSDLDLHLEALERLPDASQLIEPVHQRLCARAAEALGEDWLESWRRGLPSWRETPGQINLPVLLWLHNLLEAWDLESYTQSRYRLLGQGSHWFPGANADALDDSVSEDDLLQVLSQSPWSNRIPDLLRGLRRRLAGDPQQRLTTA, from the coding sequence ATGACGCCTTCCATCCCAACGCGTCGCTTCGGTCGTACCGAACTGGCGATGCCGGTTCTCTCGCTTGGAGGAATGCGTTTCCAGCAGAGCTGGAGTGATCTCCCTGCCAACGAGATCAACGATCGGTCCCAGCTCAATCTGCAGGACACCTTGCAGCGCGCGGTGGATTGTGGGTTCCACCATGTGGAAACCGCCCGTCATTACGGCAGCTCAGAGCGCCAACTGGGCTGGGCCATTCCTCAGGCGCCAGATCCAAAGCGCATCCTTCAAAGCAAGGTTCCGCCTCGGGATAATCCTGATGAATTTGAAGAGATGTTGGCGCTGACATTTCAGCGCCTGGGCTGTAAGCGACTAGATCTGCTCGCCGTTCATGGCATCAATCTGCCCCGTCACCTCGACCAGACCCTGCGTCCAGGTGGCTGCCTGGAGGTTGTGCGCCGCTGGCAGCAGGAGGGACGAATCGGCCACGTGGGCTTCTCCACTCACGGCCCCACCGACCTCATCACAACAGCCATCCAGTCCGACGCCTTCGACTATGTCAATCTCCACTGGTATTACATCGACCAGCGCAATTCAGCAGCGCTCGATGCTGCATCCCAGCGGGATATCGGCGTGTTCATCATCAGCCCGACAGATAAAGGTGGCCATCTGCACACACCCTCGGAGCGTCTGCGGGATCTCTGTTCTCCTTTGCATCCGATTGTGTTCAACGATCTGTTCTGTCTCAGTGATCCGCGCGTCCACACCATCAGCGTTGGCGCGGCGCGACCCTCTGATCTCGACCTTCACCTCGAGGCCCTCGAGCGCCTCCCCGATGCCTCTCAGCTGATTGAACCGGTGCATCAACGCTTATGCGCCAGGGCTGCCGAGGCGCTTGGCGAGGACTGGTTGGAGTCCTGGCGCAGAGGCTTACCCAGCTGGCGTGAGACTCCCGGACAGATCAATCTGCCCGTTCTGCTCTGGCTGCACAATCTTCTGGAAGCCTGGGATCTGGAGAGTTACACCCAATCGCGATACCGACTTCTCGGCCAGGGCAGCCACTGGTTCCCTGGTGCCAATGCCGATGCGCTAGATGACTCCGTCTCGGAGGACGACCTGCTTCAGGTGTTGTCGCAAAGCCCTTGGTCAAATCGCATTCCAGACCTTCTCAGAGGGTTGAGGCGGCGGCTCGCCGGTGATCCTCAGCAGCGGCTGACCACCGCCTGA
- a CDS encoding high light inducible protein translates to MLEPKEIPQRRLPRYGFHGHTEKLNGRLAMLGFIALLVVEFRLGHGLLIW, encoded by the coding sequence ATGCTTGAGCCCAAGGAAATCCCCCAGCGGCGTTTGCCGCGCTACGGCTTTCATGGCCATACCGAAAAGCTCAACGGCCGCTTGGCCATGCTGGGATTCATCGCTCTTCTGGTGGTGGAATTCAGGCTTGGCCATGGACTGTTGATCTGGTGA
- a CDS encoding HEAT repeat domain-containing protein translates to MTDGSGQQRDQSLSRLSIDPDLLAQELAAEENLDPLDSLDPGDELGNSLEVARACDQGLISLGLGHEERLQGLRVFCEHRDPRAVPQLLPLLKMSCPVERMSAVYALGRNPSPPAVEPLLQVLQLDSNAYVRKAAAWSLGNYPDAPILNPLIRALQTDVAAVRLWCPGSLAEAGSRSPVKADPAAGQLLISLRIDSEPVVRSNCIWALGRLHELLVEPRQQEIVEACVSALLHDGEASVRDEARTALEQLEDPDVLVRLQTLIEDGFFP, encoded by the coding sequence ATGACAGACGGTTCCGGCCAGCAGCGTGATCAGAGTCTTTCGAGGCTGTCGATCGATCCCGACCTGCTGGCTCAGGAACTGGCTGCGGAGGAGAACCTCGATCCACTCGATTCGCTCGATCCAGGTGATGAGCTTGGGAATTCACTGGAGGTTGCCCGGGCCTGTGACCAGGGATTGATTTCGTTGGGGCTGGGTCATGAGGAGCGGCTCCAGGGATTGCGCGTCTTTTGTGAGCATCGCGACCCTCGAGCTGTCCCTCAGCTGCTTCCTCTGCTGAAGATGTCCTGTCCGGTTGAACGGATGAGTGCGGTGTATGCCCTCGGCAGAAACCCCTCTCCTCCAGCGGTCGAGCCTCTGCTGCAGGTCCTTCAGCTCGACAGCAATGCCTATGTCCGCAAGGCAGCTGCCTGGAGTCTTGGCAATTATCCGGACGCACCAATCCTGAATCCATTGATTCGTGCACTGCAGACGGACGTTGCCGCCGTCCGGCTCTGGTGTCCGGGCTCCTTGGCGGAAGCCGGAAGCCGTTCGCCGGTCAAGGCCGATCCAGCGGCAGGGCAGTTGCTCATCAGCCTGCGTATCGACAGCGAGCCAGTTGTGCGCAGCAATTGCATCTGGGCACTCGGACGGTTGCATGAGTTGTTGGTTGAGCCGCGTCAGCAGGAAATTGTTGAAGCCTGTGTTTCAGCGTTGCTGCACGACGGCGAGGCCTCGGTGCGTGATGAAGCCCGTACAGCATTGGAACAGCTTGAGGATCCAGATGTTCTGGTCCGGCTTCAGACCCTGATTGAGGATGGATTTTTCCCCTGA
- the bioA gene encoding adenosylmethionine--8-amino-7-oxononanoate transaminase, with translation MTMVSAGPLTSHPNLWPPFTQIRSAAPQQRIRAGRGALLYPENSDAPLIDAISSWWVTLHGHGHPVLAEAIASQAHQLEQVIFADFCHEPAEKLAGRLSHHTGLERLFFSDNGSTAVEVAIKIACQWWFNRGEARHQIVAFDGAYHGDTFGAMAVGERNLFSAPFNDKLFPVARVPWPATWWHDETVQDREQATLDLLDSCLEVPTAAVILEPLLQGAGGMSMVRPAFLQQVQQRVSRAGALLIADEVLTGFGRCGDWFASKRAGIQPDLMALSKGLTGGCLPMGVTMASKTIFEGFLGGEPQDTFWHGHSFTANPLGCAAANASLDLLEASPESFLGFEQRHRPHLEDLASHPRLQRPRLLGTVAAFDLNVEGCSGYLNPAGPTVKRLAMEQGVFLRPLGQVVYLMPPLCITEEQLHQCYAVLRNALDQL, from the coding sequence ATGACCATGGTTTCGGCGGGACCTCTGACAAGCCATCCGAACCTCTGGCCCCCCTTCACCCAGATCCGGTCGGCAGCGCCGCAGCAACGGATCCGGGCCGGCAGGGGAGCCCTGCTGTATCCCGAAAACAGCGATGCTCCACTGATTGATGCCATCAGCAGTTGGTGGGTCACCCTGCACGGCCATGGGCATCCAGTGCTGGCCGAGGCCATTGCAAGCCAGGCCCACCAGCTTGAGCAGGTGATCTTCGCCGACTTCTGCCATGAGCCAGCGGAAAAGCTGGCGGGACGTCTGAGCCACCACACCGGCCTGGAGCGCCTGTTCTTTTCCGACAACGGTTCAACCGCTGTGGAAGTTGCCATCAAGATCGCCTGTCAGTGGTGGTTCAACCGCGGCGAGGCTCGCCATCAGATCGTCGCCTTCGACGGTGCTTATCACGGCGACACCTTCGGAGCGATGGCCGTGGGAGAACGCAACCTCTTCAGCGCGCCCTTCAACGACAAGCTGTTTCCCGTCGCCCGAGTGCCGTGGCCTGCCACCTGGTGGCATGACGAAACAGTTCAGGACCGTGAGCAAGCCACACTCGATCTGCTGGACTCCTGCCTCGAGGTACCCACAGCCGCCGTGATTCTCGAGCCACTGCTGCAGGGAGCAGGCGGCATGTCGATGGTGCGGCCGGCGTTCCTGCAGCAGGTGCAGCAGCGGGTAAGCCGGGCGGGAGCTTTGTTGATCGCGGATGAAGTACTGACAGGGTTCGGCCGCTGCGGCGACTGGTTCGCCAGTAAACGGGCGGGAATCCAGCCGGATCTGATGGCCCTGTCGAAGGGGCTCACCGGCGGCTGCCTGCCCATGGGGGTCACCATGGCAAGCAAAACCATCTTTGAAGGATTCCTTGGAGGAGAACCTCAGGACACCTTCTGGCACGGGCACAGCTTCACCGCCAACCCCCTCGGCTGCGCCGCTGCCAATGCCAGCCTTGACCTCCTGGAAGCCTCACCGGAAAGCTTTCTGGGCTTCGAGCAGCGGCACCGTCCCCATCTCGAAGACCTGGCCTCTCATCCACGCCTGCAACGGCCGAGGCTGCTCGGGACCGTGGCAGCTTTTGACCTCAATGTGGAGGGCTGTTCCGGATATCTCAATCCAGCAGGGCCCACTGTGAAACGGCTGGCCATGGAGCAGGGTGTGTTTCTTCGGCCGCTTGGTCAGGTGGTGTATCTGATGCCCCCGCTATGCATCACCGAGGAGCAGTTGCACCAGTGCTATGCGGTTCTTCGCAACGCCCTGGATCAGCTTTGA
- the rlmN gene encoding 23S rRNA (adenine(2503)-C(2))-methyltransferase RlmN, protein MTDPLLGRSAAELEDWAVAQGQQPFRGRQLYDWLYSKGAHSLNDITVLPKRWRQQLQDTDVVVGRLNEVHRSVATDATTKLLLSTDDGETIETVGIPTDQRLTVCVSSQVGCPMACRFCATGKGGLQRSLKTHEIVDQVLSVREAMDRRPSHVVFMGMGEPLLNSEAVLEAIRCFNTDLGIGQRRITVSTVGVPHTLPQLAELAMQRLGRAQFTLAVSLHAPNQALREELIPTARAYHFDALLDDCRHYLNLTGRRVSFEYILLGGLNDAPEHAVELADRVGGFQSHVNLIAYNPIDEEDFKRPEPRRIDAFQRALERRGVAVSLRASRGLDQNAACGQLRRQRTSPTSSL, encoded by the coding sequence GTGACGGATCCTCTGCTCGGCCGCAGCGCAGCCGAGCTCGAGGACTGGGCCGTTGCTCAGGGACAACAACCCTTTCGGGGTCGGCAGCTTTACGATTGGCTATACAGCAAAGGCGCCCACTCCCTGAATGACATCACGGTGCTCCCGAAGCGCTGGCGTCAGCAGCTTCAGGACACCGATGTGGTCGTTGGTCGCCTCAATGAAGTGCATCGGTCGGTTGCCACCGATGCCACGACCAAACTCCTCCTCTCCACTGACGACGGCGAGACCATCGAAACCGTTGGAATCCCAACGGATCAGCGCCTGACGGTCTGTGTGTCCAGCCAGGTGGGCTGTCCGATGGCATGTCGTTTCTGTGCGACCGGCAAGGGAGGTCTGCAGCGTTCACTCAAGACCCACGAGATCGTCGATCAGGTTCTCAGTGTGCGGGAAGCGATGGATCGCCGGCCTTCGCATGTGGTCTTCATGGGAATGGGAGAGCCTTTGCTCAACAGTGAGGCTGTCCTCGAGGCCATCCGCTGCTTCAACACAGATCTCGGGATCGGTCAGCGCAGAATCACGGTGAGCACCGTTGGTGTTCCCCACACGCTTCCTCAGTTGGCTGAACTGGCGATGCAACGGCTCGGCCGTGCCCAATTCACCCTTGCGGTGAGTCTGCATGCTCCGAACCAGGCGCTGCGTGAAGAGCTGATACCCACAGCGCGGGCCTATCACTTCGACGCGTTGCTCGACGACTGCCGTCACTATCTGAATCTCACGGGACGACGCGTCAGTTTTGAGTACATCCTTCTGGGTGGCTTGAACGATGCTCCTGAACATGCTGTTGAGTTAGCCGACCGGGTTGGTGGCTTTCAGAGTCACGTGAATCTGATCGCTTACAACCCGATCGACGAGGAAGACTTCAAAAGGCCTGAACCCAGACGCATTGATGCCTTCCAACGTGCCTTGGAGCGGCGTGGAGTGGCCGTGAGCTTGCGCGCGAGCCGTGGTCTCGATCAGAACGCCGCCTGTGGGCAGTTGCGACGGCAGCGAACCTCGCCAACATCTTCGTTGTGA
- the rsmG gene encoding 16S rRNA (guanine(527)-N(7))-methyltransferase RsmG, whose product MEESSEPARDLWTALRWEPSPEQLQDLIKLQELLRHWNRQLNLTRLVEGEDYWINQVFDSLWPLTEELKSSTSSRECIDVGTGGGFPGLAMAIALPGTRMTLVDSVGRKTAAVHAMASALGLSKRTRIRTERIEATGRDRTCRGRFDLAVARAVASAPVVAEYLVPLLRDSGEALLYRGQWSDADSTDLTKALKPLKATIHDVQTLQLPAGRGVRHVLRVRSVSRCPDTYPRPIGVPGKVPLGTAQ is encoded by the coding sequence ATGGAGGAATCCAGTGAACCCGCGCGCGATCTCTGGACAGCGCTGAGATGGGAGCCCTCGCCGGAACAGTTGCAGGATCTGATCAAGCTGCAGGAGCTGCTGCGGCACTGGAATCGTCAGTTGAACCTGACCCGATTGGTGGAGGGTGAGGACTACTGGATCAACCAGGTGTTCGACAGCCTCTGGCCTTTGACGGAGGAACTGAAATCGAGCACCTCATCACGGGAATGCATCGATGTGGGAACAGGCGGTGGATTCCCCGGGCTTGCCATGGCCATCGCCTTGCCCGGAACCCGGATGACGTTGGTCGATTCCGTTGGACGCAAGACCGCAGCAGTGCACGCGATGGCCTCAGCCTTGGGGCTCTCCAAGCGCACCAGAATCCGCACCGAGAGGATCGAAGCAACCGGCCGCGATCGAACCTGCCGCGGCCGCTTCGATCTGGCGGTGGCCCGGGCCGTGGCCTCAGCGCCGGTGGTGGCGGAATATTTGGTGCCACTGCTGCGAGACAGCGGCGAAGCGTTGTTGTATCGGGGCCAGTGGAGTGATGCCGATTCAACGGATCTGACCAAGGCGCTGAAACCGTTGAAGGCGACGATCCACGACGTACAGACACTGCAGCTGCCTGCCGGACGAGGCGTTCGACATGTGCTGCGGGTTCGCAGCGTCAGCCGCTGCCCGGACACGTATCCGAGGCCCATCGGTGTGCCAGGCAAAGTGCCCCTGGGAACCGCTCAATGA
- a CDS encoding ferredoxin: MNSTDPAQAFAAPAQFPASANGREPLLGGELRDQAVWVDEAVCIGCRYCAHVACNTFVVEASHGRSRAIRQDGDTTERIQEAIDTCPVDCIHWVPFEELESLQAELAAQTFLPLGMPRPTGHRRLKPRSRG, translated from the coding sequence CTGAATTCCACTGATCCGGCCCAGGCGTTTGCGGCCCCTGCCCAGTTTCCAGCTTCTGCCAATGGTAGAGAGCCTTTGCTGGGCGGAGAATTACGTGATCAGGCTGTCTGGGTCGACGAGGCCGTTTGCATCGGATGTCGGTACTGCGCCCATGTGGCTTGCAACACGTTTGTGGTGGAGGCTTCCCACGGTCGTTCTCGAGCGATTCGGCAGGACGGCGACACCACAGAAAGGATTCAGGAAGCAATTGATACCTGTCCGGTGGATTGCATCCACTGGGTTCCATTCGAAGAGCTGGAGTCGCTCCAAGCTGAACTGGCTGCCCAGACTTTTCTACCCCTCGGCATGCCACGTCCGACGGGGCATCGCCGGTTGAAACCACGATCCCGGGGATGA